CAAAAAAGAGGATTCTAGAGTATCTTGCGGTCCGAAAACTGAAGGCTGATATGAAAGGCCCCATCCTTTGCTTCGCCGGACCTCCGGGTGTAGGCAAGACCTCCCTCGGCAAGTCAATCGCCAGGGCCCTCGGAAGGAAATTCATGAGGATATCTCTCGGGGGCATACGGGATGAAGCAGAGATAAGAGGGCATCGGAGGACTTACGTGGGTGCACTTCCCGGACGAATAGTCCAAGGTATCAAGAAGGCGGGCTCAAACAACCCCATCTTCATGCTCGACGAAGTGGATAAAATAGGTATGGATTTCCGGGGAGACCCGTCCAGCGCACTTCTTGAGGTTCTGGACCCAGAGCAAAATTTCTCCTTCAGTGATCATTATCTTGAAGTCCCATTCGATCTTTCGAAGGTAATGTTCATCGCCACGGCAAACATGCTTGACCCTATACCTCCGGCCCTCAGAGACCGAATGGAAGTGCTTGATCTGCCCGGTTATACCGAGGAAGAAAAACTCATGATCGCGAAGCAATTCCTCATTCCGAAGGAACGGGAGGAGCACGGCCTTAGCGAAGACCTCATTGAATTCGACGATGAGGGGGTCAAGGTGATTATCCGTTCCCACACGAAAGAATCAGGCGTCAGGAACCTGGAGAGGGAAATAGCCGCCGTGTGCCGGACTGTGGCCAAAGACGTAGCCGAAGGAGAAACAAAAAAGAAGGTAATAACCGCTGAAAACATCCACGGCTATCTCGGACCCATAAAGTACTTTTCCGATGTCGCTGAAAGGACAAAGTACTCGGGGGTCGCCACAGGGCTCGCGTGGACACCCACTGGCGGCGACATTCTCTTTATAGAGTCGACTAAGATGAGAGGTAAGGGTGTTCTCACCATTACCGGCCAGCTCGGAGACGTAATGAAGGAATCGGCTCAGGCCGCTCTCAGCTATATTCGGAGCAAGGCGACAGACTTTGGTATCGACGAGGAGATTTTCGAAAAAAACGATATCCACATCCACGTACCAGCAGGCGCAATTCCGAAAGACGGACCGTCAGCGGGCATTACCATGCTCGTCTCCCTTGTCTCGCTTCTCACTGACAGGCACGCGAGAAACGATGTGGCGATGACGGGCGAGATAACATTACGAGGCCTCGTTCTGCAGGTAGGAGGCATCAAGGAGAAGGTGCTCGCAGCCAAGCGGGCTGGCATAAACATCGTCGCGCTACCAACAATGAATGAAAAGGACCTCGAGGAAGTCCCGGAAAGCATAAAAAAGAACATGCAGTTCAAATTCATAGAAAAGATGGAAGAGGCGGTGGCATTCTGCCTCGCCGAAATAAAAAAAGATAAAGAACCGGCCGCAGCCAAGGCCACAAGAAATGAGCATCGGAAGTCTCAGAAATAAAAAGACAGGCTTTTAGTCTGCTTTTTTTGCGTCATCGATAATAAAAATTGCCTATGGGGCCAATTGTACTTGGTCTCCGAAGTTTTTGGCTAGATTCTCTGCAAGGGTCTGAGCTGAATTTTCGTCCTTGAACTCCACCATCAATTCACCGCCATCACCCACCACAAGCCTACCGTGTCTGTTTACTATCTCCGCCACATCGCTG
This Syntrophobacterales bacterium DNA region includes the following protein-coding sequences:
- the lon gene encoding endopeptidase La, coding for MVIGFKNDKAAKDRLFIPAEVPILPLRGTVAYPDLVMPLIVGREKSIRLVDEAMNKDKMIGIITQKNPDIEDPGIDDLYTIGTIATIMKMVKMVDGSQRVVVQGLCRFKLVEFVQKEPHLTARLLPIFEEYQKDIEADAMYINLKNLYKKAIEMAPYLSSELTQIATKIENPGNLADLIASTINIGVTEKQEILEKLGLKERLKKVTILLNREVETLELSSRIQSHVKEGIDKTQREYYLREQLKAIQKELGETDDRLQEISEIGKKIEEANMSPEVKKVAEKELDRLSKMSTMSAEYTVSRTYLDWLTELPWSFSTEDNLDIKDASRILDEDHYDLTKAKKRILEYLAVRKLKADMKGPILCFAGPPGVGKTSLGKSIARALGRKFMRISLGGIRDEAEIRGHRRTYVGALPGRIVQGIKKAGSNNPIFMLDEVDKIGMDFRGDPSSALLEVLDPEQNFSFSDHYLEVPFDLSKVMFIATANMLDPIPPALRDRMEVLDLPGYTEEEKLMIAKQFLIPKEREEHGLSEDLIEFDDEGVKVIIRSHTKESGVRNLEREIAAVCRTVAKDVAEGETKKKVITAENIHGYLGPIKYFSDVAERTKYSGVATGLAWTPTGGDILFIESTKMRGKGVLTITGQLGDVMKESAQAALSYIRSKATDFGIDEEIFEKNDIHIHVPAGAIPKDGPSAGITMLVSLVSLLTDRHARNDVAMTGEITLRGLVLQVGGIKEKVLAAKRAGINIVALPTMNEKDLEEVPESIKKNMQFKFIEKMEEAVAFCLAEIKKDKEPAAAKATRNEHRKSQK